ACGCCTGAGCGGAGAGGGCGGTCAAGGGCTGGTGCTGGCAGGCAAAATCTTGGCAGAGGCGGCAGCCATTTATGACAACCTCAATGCGACGCAGAGCCAATCCTACGGGCCGGAAGCGCGCGGCGGCGCCAGCCGGTCGGAGGTCATTCTCTCTGACGAAGACATCGATTACCCAAAGGCAGTGCATATTGATCTGCTACTGGCTCTGACTCAAGAGTCTTGCGACCGCTATGCGACAGATTTGAAACCCAACGGCATTTTGCTGGTGGATCAGGATGCTGTGCTGACCACCCCTGAGGGCTCGTTCAAGGTGTACCGGGTGCCGATTCTCCAACTGGCCAGGGACCGTGTCGGGCGGGCATTGGTGGCCAACATCGTCGCTTTGGGATTGATCGCCGGCATCGCCAACATCGTCTCTGAAAAGGCGTTGCGCCAGGCCATTGAAGCGCGCGTGCCAAAAGGCACCGAAGAGCTTAATCTTAAAGCTTTTGAGGTTGGTCTCGAGCACGCAAAAACGCTGAGATAATGACCCACAGGCAATGGGGTGAAGACGTTTTCCCAGCAACCTGATCTACGTCTCAATATGGAATAGTAGTTAAGAGAGTGACACGTATGCAGCAGACATTGGCCATATTCAAGCCGGATTGTATACAGAACAAAGCGTTAGGACAGGTGCTGGCCCGCATTGAAGCAGCGGATTTTCACATCAAGGCGCTGCGCATGATGCGCTTGACCAAGCCGATGGCGCGCACTTTTTATTTCATCCACAAGGGCAAACCCTTTTACGACGACTTGGTGTCCTTTATGATCGAGGGGCCGGTGGTGGTGGCTGTGCTGGAGAAAGAGGATGCGGTGCAAGCCTGGCGCAGCTTAATGGGGGCGACTGATCCCAGCAAGGCGGAGCCGGGCACTATCCGTCGCGATTTTGGTTCCAGCGTCTCCCGGAACACAGTCCACGGCTCGGATTCTGCGGAGAACGCCCGGCGGGAGATCGATTTCTTCTTCAGCCGCTGGGAATGGGCTGCTGAAGGCTATGAATAAAATTCAATTTTTACAATTTTTATCTTGATTATTAAACAACATATATGTAATTTTATCCTTATTTCTGAACAAGGCTCTATGTTCAAACTCTATATCGCCAACCTTCAGGACGGCGTTCACACGCAAGAGTACACCATCAAGCCGGCCGAATTGAATCTGCTGGATGAGGGGCTCTTTGGACAGGACCTGCTGATCCGGCTGGAGATCGAAAAGGTCGGCCGCAACATCTTCATCGCCGCCAAGTTAACCGCTCCGCTGTCCCTGATCTGCGATCGCTGTGCCGAGCCTTATACCTGGTTGTTGGATGAGGCCTACCGGATGCTGTTCACCAGCGATCCGGACATGGCCAATGACGAGGATGAGAGCACTTTTCTCATTCAGGACACGGCTGATGAAATCGACCTGACCGATCCGCTGCGGGAGACAGCGTTGTTGGCCGTGCCGCTCAAGCGACTTTGCCGGCAGGAGTGTCTGGGATTGTGCAGCCGTTGCGGAGCGAATTTGAACACAGAGCCCTGTTCCTGCAAACGGGAGCAGACTGATCCCAGATGGGAACAATTAAAATCACTATTGAATTAGTAAGAGGACGAAATGCCACTACCAAAGAGACGTCATTCGCGCACCAGGCGAGATAAACGCCGTGCCAATTGGAAGGCCGCTACCCCCACCGTGGTAGAATGCTCCAATTGCCATCAGCCCAAACTGCCTCATCGAGCATGTCCGAATTGTGGGTATTATAAAAGTCGTTCGGTTTTTCTGCCAAAAGAATCTTGAGACGCTTTTCCCACCATTGATTCATAATCGTTTCATGGCTTAGCATATCCCAAACACGGATGATAATCCGGAGAGCAAAGTGGTAAAAATTGCTTTAGACGCAATGGGGGGCGATAATGCCCCTCACGATGTCGTACACGGTGGGATCGAAGCGGCCCGGTTGAGCAAGTCTCGTTTCGAGGTGGTGCTGGTGGGCGAGGAGCAGGTGATTCGCAAGGAGATGGCGCGCCATTTCCGCATTCAGGACCTGCCCATTTCGGTGGTGCATGCTTCAGAGACCATTCACATGGATGAGGAACCGGTGATCGCCGTCAAGCAGAAGAAAGATTCTTCTATGGCTGTGGCCATGACGCTGCAGAAGAAGGGTAAAGTGGCAGCGGTGGTCAGTGCGGGCAACACCGGCGCTCTGATGGCGACTGCTTTGTTCACCCTTAAACGCATGGAGGGCGTGCGGCGTCCGGCCTTGGGAACGATTATGCCTTCGGAAAACGGCCGCGCCATCTTGTTGGATGTGGGCGCCACGGTGGACTGCCGGCCTGACGATTTGCTGAAATTCGCCATCATGGGCAGCATCTATTTCTCCCAAATATACAACACGAGCAAACCTCGCGTCGGTCTGCTCAACATTGGTCATGAAGAGATGAAGGGGAACGAACTGACGCAAAAGGCATATGCCCTGCTCTCCGCAGCGCCGATCCACTTTATCGGCAATGTGGAAGGCGGCGGTATCCTCCATGGAGATGCGGATGTGGTGGTGTGCGACGGTTTCACCGGCAACGCGGTGCTCAAATTCGGTGAAAGCCTGTTATCCATATTTAAAAGCAGCATCCGCAAATTGACGCGCAAATATATCTTATCTCAGCTCGGCGCTGTTCTGATGAAACCCACCTTTGACGGTATTCGCAAGCTGTTCGATTACCAGGAATACGGCGGTGCGCCGTTTCTCGGCGTGCAGGGCATCTGCATCAAGGCCCACGGCCGGTCCACGCCCAAGGCGATCAAGAATGCAGTGCTGGTTGCCTATAAAATGGCTGCCGGCAATGTTACGCAAAGAATCTCTGATGAAATAAAACACTTGTCTATTGAGCTGCCGTCAGAGTCTTAACAAGTCTGTGTTGGTCCGGGATCCATCCACCCCTGCTTGAGTGAACCGCCTTTGCCTCTT
This genomic stretch from bacterium harbors:
- the plsX gene encoding phosphate acyltransferase PlsX, whose product is MGGDNAPHDVVHGGIEAARLSKSRFEVVLVGEEQVIRKEMARHFRIQDLPISVVHASETIHMDEEPVIAVKQKKDSSMAVAMTLQKKGKVAAVVSAGNTGALMATALFTLKRMEGVRRPALGTIMPSENGRAILLDVGATVDCRPDDLLKFAIMGSIYFSQIYNTSKPRVGLLNIGHEEMKGNELTQKAYALLSAAPIHFIGNVEGGGILHGDADVVVCDGFTGNAVLKFGESLLSIFKSSIRKLTRKYILSQLGAVLMKPTFDGIRKLFDYQEYGGAPFLGVQGICIKAHGRSTPKAIKNAVLVAYKMAAGNVTQRISDEIKHLSIELPSES
- a CDS encoding DUF177 domain-containing protein, which translates into the protein MFKLYIANLQDGVHTQEYTIKPAELNLLDEGLFGQDLLIRLEIEKVGRNIFIAAKLTAPLSLICDRCAEPYTWLLDEAYRMLFTSDPDMANDEDESTFLIQDTADEIDLTDPLRETALLAVPLKRLCRQECLGLCSRCGANLNTEPCSCKREQTDPRWEQLKSLLN
- the rpmF gene encoding 50S ribosomal protein L32; this encodes MPLPKRRHSRTRRDKRRANWKAATPTVVECSNCHQPKLPHRACPNCGYYKSRSVFLPKES
- a CDS encoding 2-oxoacid:ferredoxin oxidoreductase subunit gamma; translation: MSGEGGQGLVLAGKILAEAAAIYDNLNATQSQSYGPEARGGASRSEVILSDEDIDYPKAVHIDLLLALTQESCDRYATDLKPNGILLVDQDAVLTTPEGSFKVYRVPILQLARDRVGRALVANIVALGLIAGIANIVSEKALRQAIEARVPKGTEELNLKAFEVGLEHAKTLR
- the ndk gene encoding nucleoside-diphosphate kinase, producing MQQTLAIFKPDCIQNKALGQVLARIEAADFHIKALRMMRLTKPMARTFYFIHKGKPFYDDLVSFMIEGPVVVAVLEKEDAVQAWRSLMGATDPSKAEPGTIRRDFGSSVSRNTVHGSDSAENARREIDFFFSRWEWAAEGYE